The following coding sequences lie in one Lolium perenne isolate Kyuss_39 chromosome 2, Kyuss_2.0, whole genome shotgun sequence genomic window:
- the LOC127335088 gene encoding lipoyl synthase, mitochondrial: protein MHGRRHLAAALARTLSRAPARSRAISSTPSLLQTLDPTPQSPPAAGRLAEMRRRLQAETPSLGDFAYSVEVGTRKKPLPKPKWMKETIPGGAKYAAIKAKLRELKLHTVCEEARCPNLGECWSGGETGTATATIMILGDTCTRGCRFCNVKTSRTPPPPDPDEPSNVAQAIASWGLEYIVITSVDRDDLPDQGSGHFAETVQRLKTLKPDMLIEALVPDFRGDRSCVEKVATSGLHVFAHNIETVEELQRDVRDHRANFKQSIDVLKMAKEYAPPGTLTKTSVMLGCGETPDQVISTMEKVRAAGVDVITFGQYMRPSKRHMPVSEYVTPEAFENYRALGVEMGFRYVASGPMVRSSYKAGEFYIKAMIEDDRVKSGAVADSSS, encoded by the exons ATGCACGGCCGCCGCCACCTCGCCGCCGCCCTGGCGAGGACCCTATCCCGGGCCCCCGCCCGCTCCCGCGCCATCTCCTCCACCCCGTCCCTCCTCCAAACCCTCGACCCGACCCCGCAGTCGCCCCCCGCGGCGGGGCGGCTCGCGGAGATGCGGCGGCGGCTGCAGGCGGAGACGCCGTCGCTGGGGGACTTCGCGTACTCGGTGGAGGTGGGCACGCGCAAGAAGCCGCTGCCCAAGCCCAAGTGGATGAAGGAGACCATCCCCGGCGGGGCCAAGTACGCCGCCATCAAGGCCAAGCTGCGGGAGCTCAAGCTGCACACCGTCTGCGAGGAGGCGCGCTGCCCCAACCTCGGCGAGTGCTGGTCTGGCGGCGAGACCGGCACCGCCACTGCCACCATCATGATCCTCGGCGACACCTGCACGCGCGGATGCAG ATTTTGCAATGTCAAGACATCAAGAACGCCTCCTCCACCAGATCCTGATGAACCTTCCAATGTTGCGCAAGCTATTGCCTCATGGGGCCTTGAATATATAGTCATTACAAGTGTGGACCGTGATGATTTACCTGATCAGGGGAGTGGCCATTTTGCTGAAACAGTACAGAGGCTGAAGACTTTGAAGCCGGATATGCTAATTGAAGCGCTCG TACCTGATTTCCGTGGAGATCGAAGCTGTGTAGAGAAGGTTGCAACGTCTGGGTTGCATGTTTTCGCACACAATATTGAAACGGTGGAAGAGCTTCAGAGAGATGTGCGAGATCACCGTGCGAATTTTAAGCAATCAATAGATGTTCTAAAAATGGCAAAGGAGTATGCCCCTCCTGGCACCCTCACAAAGACATCAGTCATGCTGGGTTGTGGGGAGACCCCTGATCAGGTTATAAGCACAATGGAAAAGGTGAGAGCTGCTGGCGTTGATGTTATTACATTTGGTCAGTACATGAGGCCGTCAAAGCGTCATATGCCGGTGTCTGAGTATGTTACACCCGAAGCCTTCGAGAATTACCGAGCCCTTGGGGTTGAAATG GGATTCCGATATGTTGCATCTGGCCCAATGGTTCGGTCCTCATACAAAGCCGGCGAATTCTACATTAAAGCTATGATTGAAGATGACAGAGTAAAATCAGGTGCTGTTGCAGACTCAAGTTCATAG
- the LOC127335090 gene encoding PLAT domain-containing protein 3, with protein MKLCCLLLVSFAAAAYASSERAVEVVSRGVGGGRLSSDPEQQCVYTVYVRTGSIWKGGTDSAIGVTLLGSDGTGIRIADLEKWGGMMGDGYDYFERGNLDIFGGRGPCMATAPCFANVTSDGAGAHHGWYCNYVEVTATGPHLGCAQQLFTVEQWLATDASPYRLYATVDTCSGSGDSGVVSAAAATGDKARSTAL; from the exons ATGAAGCTCTGCTGCCTTCTCCTCGTCTCGTTCGCCGCCGCG GCGTACGCGTCGTCGGAGCGCGCGGTCGAGGTCGTCTcgcgcggcgtcggcggcggccgcCTGTCGTCGGACCCGGAGCAGCAGTGCGTGTACACGGTGTACGTGCGGACGGGGTCGATCTGGAAGGGCGGGACGGACTCGGCGATCGGCGTGACGCTGCTGGGCTCGGACGGCACGGGCATCCGGATCGCCGACCTGGAGAAGTGGGGCGGGATGATGGGGGACGGCTACGACTACTTCGAGCGCGGCAACCTCGACATCTTCGGCGGCAGGGGCCCCTGCATGGCCACCGCGCCCTGCTTCGCCAACGTCACCTCCGACGGCGCCGGCGCGCACCACGGCTGGTACTGCAACTACGTCGAGGTCACCGCCACGGGGCCCCACCTGGGGTGCGCGCAGCAGCTCTTCACCGTCGAGCAGTGGCTCGCCACCGACGCCTCGCCCTACCGCCTCTACGCCACCGTCGACACGTGCTCGGGGTCGGGGGACTCCGGCGTCGTCTCCGCGGCTGCCGCCACGGGGGACAAGGCCAGGTCGACCGCTCTGTGA
- the LOC127335089 gene encoding uncharacterized protein has product MDGLLSKLRSLDAYPKVNEDFYSRTLSGGLITLASSLVMLLLFLSELRLYLHAATETTLRVDTSRGEKLRINFDITFPALQCSIISVDVMDISGQEHLDVKHDVFKQRIDANGKVISTKQDAVGGMKVEKPLQHHGGRLEHNETYCGSCYGAQESDGQCCNSCEDVREAYRKKGWGVSNPDSIDQCKSEGFLQSIKDEEGEGCNIYGFLEINKVAGNFHFAPGKSFQQANVHVHDLLPFQKDSFNLSHKINKLTFGEPFPGVVNPLDGANWVQPSSYGMYQYHIKVVPTVYSHLDKQIILSNQFSVTEHARSGDSGRIQALPGVFFFYDLSPIKVTFTEHHRSFLHFLTNVCAIVGGVFTVSGIIDSFVYHGQRAITKKRELGKFN; this is encoded by the exons ATGGACGGGCTGCTGTCCAAGCTCCGGAGCCTGGACGCGTACCCCAAGGTGAACGAGGACTTCTACAGCCGCACGCTCTCCGGCGGCCTCATCACGCTCGCATCCTCACTCGTCatgctcctcctcttcctctccgAGCTCC GATTGTATCTTCATGCAGCTACAGAGACAACGCTAAGGGTTGATACCTCAAGGGGAGAAAAACTTCGCATAAAT TTCGATATCACCTTCCCAGCCCTTCAGTGTTCTATAATTAGCGTTGATGTGATGGACATCAGTGGACAAGAGCACCTTGATgtg AAGCATGATGTCTTCAAGCAGCGAATTGATGCCAATGGCAAGGTTATTTCAACTAAGCAAGATGCAGTTGGTGGAATGAAG GTGGAAAAGCCCTTACAACATCATGGTGGCAGGCTTGAACACAACGAGACCTACTGTGGCTCATGTTATGGTGCACAAGAA TCTGATGGACAATGTTGTAACTCGTGTGAGGATGTCCGTGAAGCATACCGAAAAAAGGGTTGGGGTGTATCAAACCCTGATTCAATCGATCAG TGCAAAAGTGAGGGCTTCCTTCAAAGTATAAAAGATGAAGAAGGTGAAGGATGCAATATTTATGGCTTCCTGGAAATTAACAAGGTTGCTGGGAATTTCCACTTTGCTCCAGGGAAAAGCTTCCAGCAGGCAAATGTCCATGTTCATGATCTGCTTCCGTTCCAAAAGGATAGCTTCAAT CTCAGCCATAAGATAAATAAATTAACTTTTGGAGAACCCTTTCCTGGTGTGGTTAATCCCCTTGATGG GGCAAATTGGGTCCAGCCTTCATCATATGGAATGTACCAATACCACATTAAG GTTGTTCCCACTGTATACTCTCACCTAGATAAGCAAATTATTCTCTCCAATCAG TTTTCTGTGACAGAACATGCAAGAAGTGGCGACAGTGGTCGGATACAAGCTCTTCCTGGCGTGTTTTTCTTTTATGACCTTTCGCCAATTAAG GTCACATTCACGGAACACCATAGGTCATTCTTACACTTCTTAACCAATGTTTGCGCTATTGTTGGAG GTGTGTTCACTGTTTCTGGAATCATAGATTCATTTGTCTACCATGGCCAGAGAGCAATCACGAAGAAGAGGGAACTCGGCAAATTCAACTGA